In Ahaetulla prasina isolate Xishuangbanna chromosome 5, ASM2864084v1, whole genome shotgun sequence, the following are encoded in one genomic region:
- the C5H3orf38 gene encoding uncharacterized protein C3orf38 homolog — protein sequence MASAGAGMTERERDGCRELLELLQTDDLLALADTVTSRLVQPSNRQEAINVILLYSQSTEELLKRKKVFREIIFKYLATKGVIVPPSSEKHQLVYRAKEYWCEGLKICASEQTYTNPSIQQQEDGGTQGDQDDNKECYNLAEEFCQWYFRMLNSQNPLIGEPQQEWGPQHFWGDVTLKFCYNTSEQNMEEYSGAELVSLRLLSLVKEEYLFLNPNLNAGGLKCTVSRYGLVVVAVAGTVHRSTSCLGIFEQIFGLIRCPFKENTWKIKFVNLKIVGQNAIEPGTHIERPRIKYEQEELQEFYVSKELALIEPQKY from the exons ATGGCTTCGGCTGGGGCGGGGATGACCGAGCGCGAGCGGGACGGCTGCCGGGAGCTGTTGGAACTGCTTCAGACCGACGACCTGCTGGCTCTAGCGGACACGGTGACCAGCCGCCTCGTGCAGCCCAGCAACCGGCAAG AAGCCATAAATGTCATCTTGCTGTACAGTCAAAGCACTGAAGAGctgttgaaaagaaagaaagtatttCGAGAGATAATCTTCAAGTACTTGGCAACAAAAGGAGTTATAGTGCCACCTTCTTCTGAAAAACACCAACTTGTTTATCGTGCAAAGGAGTACTGGTGTGAAGGGCTGAAAATCTGTGCTTCAGAGCAAACATATACTAATCCTAGTATACAG CAACAAGAAGATGGAGGAACACAAGGAGATCAAGATGACAACAAAGAGTGTTACAATCTGGCAGAAGAATTTTGTCAGTGGTATTTTAGAATGCTAAACTCTCAGAACCCATTGATTGGAGAACCACAACAAGAATGGGGACCACAACATTTTTGGGGTGATGTAACTCTAAAATTTTGTTACAACACCTCTGAACAAAACATGGAAGAGTACTCAGGTGCAGAATTGGTGAGCCTTCGCTTGCTGTCATTAGTGAAAGAAGAATACCTTTTCCTGAATCCCAATTTGAATGCAGGTGGCCTGAAGTGTACAGTTTCACGATATGGATTAGTTGTGGTAGCAGTAGCTGGCACAGTTCATAGAAGTACTTCTTGTTTGGGAATCTTTGAACAAATCTTTGGCCTCATCCGCTGCCCATTTAAGGAGAATACATGGAAAATCAAGTTTGTCAATCTAAAGATTGTTGGCCAGAATGCCATAGAGCCTGGGACCCATATAGAAAGACCACGCATAAAATACGAGCAAGAAGAACTGCAGGAATTTTATGTGTCCAAGGAACTTGCCTTAATTGAGCCTCAAAAATACTGA